TCTTAAATTGGAAAAAAGATCAAGACGAGACTTATCAAAATACCGCCATTCACTTCAAGATTTCCTCCCTTAGCTTAATTTATATTTTGGAAAAACGTCTTGCTGAGGGTGGACTTAATGCGCTCTTTACCAAACGAGGCCGACCACCTATGAACAAATCACCTAAAAAATAGTTAAGTATGCCAACAGCGAGTCATCCAAATTAGAGCGGCTACGTTCAGAAAACCGCCAGCTCTACATTGAGAACGACTACTTAAAAAAGTCGAAGCCACAGCTCGGCGCAAAGACTCTCAACGCAAGAAGAACGGACCATCATCCAAGAGCTAAGGCATGAGCATAACTATCAGCTGCAAGAACTATTGGACTATAGCTTTTTAGCCAAGAGCACCTATGAGTATCACCTGCGCAGCAGGTGGAAAAGATACAGCGATCGGGCTTTACTGTCGCTAATTAAAGTAGTTAAACGTCATAATCCCAGCTTTGGCTATCTGCCGATGACCGATACACTAAAAATCAAGTATGGCCTTAAGCCGGGGTTATAGCCTGATAAAGGGGCACACAAGATGGATTCATCCAAGGTCCTCATCAGCGCAAGAAGGCCAAGAATCGCTTTTACCAAAAGTTTAAGACGAATCGGCCCTATCTCACCGATATCAGCGAGTTTCGCTATGGCAATTAGAGCATGAGAGAACAGATATATTTTTAAGATCTTTAAAGTGGTGAAATATTAGCTACATTATTAGTCAGGAGCCACAGACCAAGCATGTTATGGACGTGCTCAAGCGGGTTTTGGCCATCTTGCATAAAATTACATTACCGCATGACGATTCACAGCGACCAGGGCATCCAATACCAGTCCAAAGCATATTTCCAGACCCTAAAGAAGCGAGAGTCTCTTTCACATCCATTGTGAATAATAATTTCCAAGAAACCACAAGACCACGTAGAGATATTGAGCACAATGTATTATATACAAGAAAAGAATTAAAACTATTTTTAGATGCTTCAAAAAAATAGCAACACAGCTTATACTTATTTCAAATTATTATCTTCCACTGATTTAAGACGATAAGCTTTAACTTGGAAAAATATTGATTTAAACTATCAAAAGTTATCAGTTAATAAAACTTTGGCATATGAACTAGACGGAAAAATTATAATGCAACCAGCAAAAAGCAAAAAATCCAAACGAATTTTGCCTATTTATCCCAACTTACCCGAATTTCTTTTAGATTATCGAAAAGAGCAAAAATTT
This genomic window from Lactobacillus panisapium contains:
- a CDS encoding helix-turn-helix domain-containing protein, producing the protein MRHTPQNYGSYFKLQVLNWKKDQDETYQNTAIHFKISSLSLIYILEKRLAEGGLNALFTKRGRPPMNKSPKK